From Toxorhynchites rutilus septentrionalis strain SRP chromosome 2, ASM2978413v1, whole genome shotgun sequence, a single genomic window includes:
- the LOC129769032 gene encoding regulator of microtubule dynamics protein 1-like has product MLIERISLQRYGRLLLAGVVVALRHSALERNWGKYFGLKSQLQHHKNFLISQLLRTKKLQKPIVANTTHTVSSKTIPLAFIASFSLFSASGSKKASKEQEPDTKMAEEAAKNLAETIQHSDQLFDENNFQDAYDLLQKCKQPELYDIKWRLARVVFNLSKSAPSPKKEEMIREAFQFATEALALDENDYASHKWYSILLDAKSGLDGIKERISQLENVKKHMLKAVELNPGDATSWYILGQFYYGLADLPWYQRKIVSTIFAAPPSGSYEEALECFEKAESTKPNFYSMNHLMLGKACQALKKTDKAKEYLTQAANVTVLNEDDKQAKEEATKLLKKL; this is encoded by the exons ATGCTAATCGAGAGGATCAGCTTACAACGATACGGCCGTCTGCTGTTGGCTGGTGTTGTCGTGGCACTAAGACACTCAGCCCTCGAGAGGAACTGGGGAAAGTACTTTGGACTCAAGTCGCAGCTGCAGCATCACAAGAACTTCCTCATTTCGCAGTTGCTGCGTACAAAGAAG ctccagaaaccgattgtgGCAAATACAACACACACGGTTAGCTCCAAAACGATACCTCTCGCGTTTATTGCTTCATTTTCACTGTTTTCGGCCAGCGGGTCGAAGAAAGCATCGAAAGAACAAGAGCCGGACACCAAAATGGCTGAGGAAGCTGCGAAAAATTTGGCCGAAACGATTCAACACTCGGATCAGTTATTCGATGAGAACAACTTCCAGGATGCGTATGATTTGCTGCAGAAGTGCAAA CAACCGGAATTGTATGACATCAAGTGGCGACTCGCCCGTGTGGTCTTCAATCTGTCCAAAAGTGCTCCCAGCCCGAAGAAGGAAGAAATGATACGGGAAGCTTTCCAATTTGCAACCGAAGCGCTGGCTTTGGACGAAAACGACTACGCCTCGCACAAGTGGTACTCGATCCTGCTGGACGCCAAAAGTGGACTGGATGGAATCAAGGAGCGCATCAGTCAGCTGGAGAATGTTAAGAAGCACATGCTGAAGGCAGTCGAGCTGAACCCTGGCGATGCCACGAGTTGGTACATTTTGGGTCAGTTTTATTACGGCCTAGCCGATCTTCCGTGGTATCAGAGGAAGATTGTGTCGACCATTTTCGCGGCACCTCCCTCGGGGAGCTACGAGGAAGCCTTGGAGTGCTTCGAGAAGGCGGAGAGTACCAAGCCGAATTTCTATTCGATGAATCATCTAATGCTGGGCAAGGCGTGTCAGGCGCTGAAAAAGACCGATAAAGCGAAAGAGTATCTTACGCAAGCCGCTAATGTGACGGTGCTCAATGAGGACGACAAACAGGCGAAGGAGGAAGCGACGAAGTTGCTGAAGAAGCTATAG